CACAGGCCCAATTACCGGGAAAGCTTCAGTCGGTCAATCCGAGGCCTCATCGAAATGCGGCATCCGTTTCATTTCAGAGCGAGGAGGTCCTGCTTCAGCTCCAGGATCCGGATTGGTGGTGGGACCTGGAGTTCTTCCACCCCACTCGGTCTTTGTCCTGTTCAAtgaggatgggggggagggggggcattgCGGCGGCCTCAATCGCCGGAGGGGAGATGTGAGTGATGCCCAAGAGTAACGGGAACTCACTGTCTGATCAGAGGCAAAGCTTCTGCCGCGTTCCTTTCAGGGCCAGCGTTTCACATTCCACTCACAAGATGAATGGATTCAAAGCGAAAGCTGTCACCCCCCTTCGCCTCTTACTCCATGAAGTGTCTCCTAACTGGGCCTCGCACAAGTTTCTATAATCGGAATCGGCCTCCTCtgctcttttctcttttttttttaaaaaagccagcTCCTTCggaataattgatttttttttaaaaaaaagcagattcTGGAACATCAACGTTTTTCCCGACATTTTGTATAAGCAAAACGCCCAATTCCAGCCGTCCTTGTGAAATTGAATCTTCTCCATCCATTCTCCTGTGTAATTATGCCCCTCCTATACTAACCAGAGCTGTATGCTCTGTAGATATGGCCAAACCAATGTTTTATGAACTCGCACTGTaaacctcctcccctcccttcccttcccctcccttcccctccctcccctcccccttcctccccctcccccttcccctccctccccctttcccctccccctttcccccttcccctccccctttaccccttcccctccctcccccttcccctccctccccctccctcccccttcccctccctccccctttcccccttcccctccctccccctttcccccttcccctccctccccctttcccccttcccctccctccccctttcccccttcccctccctccccctttcccccttcccctccttcccctccccttcccctccctccctccctccctccctccccccttcccctccctccctccctccctccctccctccccccttcccctccctccctcccccttcccctccctccctccccccttcccctccctccctccccccttcccctccctccctccccccttcccctccctccctccccccttcccctccctccctccccccttcccctccctccctccccccttcccctccctccctccccccttcccctccctccctccctccccccttcccctccctccccccttcccctccctccccccttcccctccctccctccctccccccttcccctccctccctccctccccccttcccctccctccctccctccccccttcccctccctccctccctccccccttcccctccctccctccctccccccttcccctccctccctccctccccccttcccctccctccctccctccccccttcccctccctccctcccttccttatacAGTGCCCTAATTTATGAAGGATAGTATGCTATGTGTTTTCTTACCCATCTCTGCTGCCATCTTCCGGGATTATTGGAGTTGTACACCAAGGTCCATCTGTCCTGCCTTcactccagtggttttcaaacttttccttgccactcacattccactttaagaaatcttttactaatcacagagcacttattggcatagggattacttaaagcgatatgtgagtggggggggggggggggggggggggggggggggagtttgaaaaccactactttACTCTGTAATATCCTACCAATATTAGTTGCATTactctgctcatgttattaactTATGAATATTATCCTGCAGCTGAAGATTACCTTTCTCACTATTAATCATATCATCTGCAAGTTTACTTATTGTACTTCTATATTCACATCCAAATCATTGTTGCATGTAACAAACAGTAGGAGTCCCAGCACTTGTTACATGCTTCCAAACACAGCACAACTTGATGATTATCACCCGATGCTTGTTACCAGTCTATTTTTGGATAGTTTTGACAACTTGTCCTGAGTTCAACAGGGTCTAATCTTTGGACTAGTcacccatatgggaccttgtcaaaacccTTGCTGAGGTCCATGTTGATAACATCAACCACTGTCTTCAATATACTTTTTTATCTTCtcaaaaattcaatcaaattcaATCAAGTGGAATATCTTCCACTTGCAAAGCCACAATAATTATTTTTGATTAATCCCTGATTTTCTAGGCATAGAttaatgcaagttttttttttcaattacatcccccccaaaaaaaaaaaccctggctTTGACTATTACAACTTGCTTCTCCTTAGATAAAAATGCCACATTTGCTTTAAGCAGCCAACGAGTACCTACCTATGGTTCATTATCTGGTAATCAATGGCCTAAATCCCCTGATTTATAGGTACACCCCTAACAGTTGACAATAAAGGTCTGATGAGGAATGActtgtaaatgacaataaatgacATTGTCCTTTTTGGCAGAAATGTCAAGAGGCATATTGTCTGGAACTCTGCTTATTCTCTTTTTGAAAAAATGCTTTGGGATGTATATGTGGATTTGAGAAGATAAAGGCAAGTGTTCCATTATTGTCGCGTAAcaccacatttagaatgtaatgtacatgaaattctttagcagACATAgcgtcaccactttgtccaccacccctcacagaaacctacagcacctggtgttcctagcagtctcccctccaacgactgaccagtcctgagcctactCAGCTTCTGAGATCAATCAGCATCTTCAACACTTTATTGGAGTATATAAGATCATATTATCTATGCAGTGTGGTCAACCTCAACAGGTGACttgctcagattcagatttcaactTTGTCAGTACAAACATAACATCTGAGTTTAATTTTCCTGCAGGCgaagcagaattgccacttattagtagtgcaataAAGCTGTACGCAATGTACacatgtagacaaataaagaCGTGTAagtaaactgtgcaatatagagaagaagaaaaaaagtgcaaaagtaagtgtccttaaatgagttcctgatcgACTTTATTGTTAagtagtctgatggtggagggttagcaactgttcctgaaccagatggtgccagtcttgcagcacctatacctctttcctgatggtagacagcattccccatagatgctcttgatggggagggttttgcggATTTACCATGGGTTGTGTGCATTTACActcgggtattggtgtccctataccagaccatgatgcagcacactttccaccacacatccttagaaatttgccagggtttctgatgtcatactaatcctctgcaaactcctgaggaagtagatgcctTGATGTGCTTTCTGCATGATACCATTATGtaagaaagatcttccaagatggtGACTTCCAAGAACCTGCCTAAATAACTATTTGATCAGTGGCACTCTCATCAACAgcgaagtgttttgaaaggctggtgttgaagcatatctgcTCTTGTCTGTTGAAAACATTCTTGATCAGCTGATATCTAAATTAACTAGACCTCCTCTTGGTCGTCTCAGGTTAATGAAATGCTGAGCCTAAGCCTTGCTTCAGGAGTTGAACACAATTTGGGATCCTACTGCTGTGGGGTGGGGGTAAATAACTAGGCATTAATATTGTGTGTTTAAATTTCTAAACCAATTTTCACAATTAATCATTGACTTAAATGGAGAGAGTGTTTGAAATGTTTTTATCTATATTTGAAAATTTGGTGACTCAACtagagaatggtgaatctgtgaaatttgttgccacagatggctatgGAGGTCAAGGCATTTAGAAAGAGTGCCAAAGATTACAAGAAGAGGGTTGAGAGGAATgatttgaatggcaaagcagtgTTGATGGGCGTAATTCTGCCTCTACGTTATGTGGTCTTGTGGAATACAGTGATGGAGCACATTGAATTCTCTCAAAATTAATTAttcaatttgaagtttttgacattCAAGAATATGATTATTGTTTGCTTACTGGGATCATTAAGGATACTTTGTGTTGTGGAAAATGTCATAATTACAACTCTGCCACAGTAAAAGTCTTGGGGCagtgattaattgtttttttatattttttcttcttcaCTCCTGCAGCTCTTATAACAAACCACAAGAACGTCCATGGAGACGTTCCTGCAGTTACAGGTTGTGGTGCACACTGGCAAGGCTCGTGGACAAATGGAAACCCTAAATCCTCATCTGTTTACTCACAGAAAGTTTCACAGCATCATAGACCAGAATCTAGTAGTTCATGGCGATCAAAATACTCTCTGGTAAATAAGAAACCTGTTAATACGGCTTGTCAAGCATCTAATCTTTCTCAGGCTCACATCGTGCCCACTCAAGCATGTGAGCAGAACACTGTTGGCAAATGCATGGAGAAAGCAACTGTGACAGAAGGTGGCAACTTAATCAGCAAGTCAAACAAAAAATTACGAGCAACTCCAAAAGCACAGTCTTTGTTAGACCTGAATTCTGAACTTGAAGTAAAGAATAATAAGCTGCTAAAACTAAAGGAAAAGCTGGATAAAGTGAAAATGACAAGAAATTTGAATGGAATAAATGGCGCAAAATCTATTTCGTGCACAGGACCTACTATGAAAAGTGTATCAAAGCAAGAGGAGGAAAGAAGGACACAGAATCCAGAAAGGACAGCACAGACCAAAGCAATAGTAACTATCAAGGAAAGTGCTCTTAACAAATGTCACAATGTGCTAGTGCGTTGTCCTACTAAAACCCAATGTGTGGAGTCAAGTTCTATTTCAAATAATGAAGCATTAATCCATAAGCTTCAGAAACTCTATGAGAAGGAAAAAGATCATTCCATTGCTGATAAGACTGCGCAGGGAGCAGGTAAATTCCAGCATGCCATTGAGCCATCTGATGGTGTCTGCACAACTCCTGGAGTATCATCGAATTTGCACAGAGTTACTGTGATGAATAAAATTGCTGAGTTGGATGAATATAGCAAGAATGATTGCATCAAATTCAGAAAAAATCAGAATGCTTCAAGGTTCCTTGACCAAATTCTGCATCATAATTCCCCAATTAAAAATTCTAAATATACATGGCAGAAAGGACCAGATCTGGATATGGGTACTACATTACACAGATGTCAGAATGAGGCTCTGAAGACAGGCAAAGAAAGAGTTTCTCCCTGTACTTCTCAGGTTCAAATGAATGTGGTCAGTGACTCTTTAAAATCAAAAACCCCATTGTCACTTAAAGTACTGAGGAAACAAAAGACTAGCACGCCTCTCCGCAACTCTGTGGGCAAAGGTAGGAAAGCAAAATATGTTTGGATTTCTAATGCTGCTCCATTAAATCAACCCATGAGGTCCAGTGAGATAACTAAAAAGTCTATTTCACCAAAGTTGGTTAAAAGTACTATAAAACGTGCACTGGGAGGTAATAGTACAACACTCAGTCTAGATCCAGGAATTAGATCTGCAGGAAAACAGAAAAAGACTGGCAGCAATCAGAAGATAGATGCCTTATCAAACAAGTACAGTTGGAAAGCAGTGCAGGCTGTTTCCCCTTCCAAATCACTGTACCAGTGGAAGTCACAAGACTCTTACAAGGCTAGATCTTCAGGCCATCAGATGAAAACCATATCTCTGAAAAGGGATGAATTTGCCATTGATGTCCCAAAGAAGACATTGAATGAATATGCATCTTCACATTACAAAATGAAGAGCACAACTAAGATTATCAGGAGAAATGGAAGATTGAGGTAAGTCTGTTTTGAGGATGTAGTTGGTTTGCTGATAAAATGTGAAGGGGAAGCCATAAAGTGAAATGAATTGAAAGGTATATTGGTCATAATTATTATTTGAAATAACCAGAAACCAGTAAAATCCCCTTTACCTGGAATTCAAGTATCtggtagcctcaagcaaccagcaaaaaatccgtggaaaataaataggtaaaaaatatgcaagtttaaaactgGCACCCCTTAACAGTTACTGTAGTTGGCCAATCCATGCAACCCTCaatctcaagtaactggaaaaaATCTCTTGTCTCGCATCAATTAATCCCAAACCTGCTGGATACCGAGGGTTTTTACTGTAATTAGTTCTAGTAAGTTGAGGGAATTTTTGGATTGAAATAGAGGGAGGGAAAATAAGGTACTCTTAATAGAAATATTTGTCCAGAGCTCTATTTGACCTTGTATCTTTTACCAATTCAGCTAAGCACTAACTATTGCTGGTttctgaaaaatatttttgtcCTGGATCTATTAGTGAACATGTTCTGCAAAAACAATGAGAGACTTGAAGTTTCATTACAATATAAATTTTAAACTGAACATATTACATATGGCTATTGTATTCCAGACTGGGTTTGGATATTTCTAGAAAACGGCCCATATCATGATTTTTTTACCCCCCCTAATGTGAAGTTGAATCATCGTTTTGAGAAAAACAAGTTATAGGAAAATAAATGATCtatttttatataaattctgAGAGAGAGAATTTTATTCGATGTCTCAAATGTTTGGGTAATGATTTATAAATTCCTTAAAGGCAACTTTCCATTACCTGGGTAGctgattcacagggaagggaTGCCTATTGTTGAAAGCTGTTGATTAGAGATTATTTAATTCAAATGATCTAATtcaggggtagccaaccttttaatttttaatctttaatttagacatacagcacggtaacaggccatttcaggccacgtgcacgtaccaggagtgtaggttaattgggcgccacGGACACATAGGCCGAattggcccgttactgtgctgtatgtctaaattaaaactgtaaaattaaaaggttggtcacCCCTGATCTAATTATTTTAAACACTAAATTTTAGTTTGCACTGTTAAATAAACAGTGGAACCAATCTCAAATTATCACTTTAAAAACAAGtgtttgggaggtgggggggggggagggcgtggGGAAACTAAGCATCTGCTGCTTTGGGAACTTGTAATGTTAGCTTAATATAGTGAATAAATTGGGAAGAAAATAACAGTTCTGTGttataaatatatttatgttGAAAAATTGTTACTCTTTGTGCTTTCATCTGCTGCCTTACAAACTGATTTTAGTTTGAACTGCTTTTGGGTAAATTGATATTTACAATTTACTGAAAGTATTCTTAAATTATCCTAAATATTTGGAGGACAACAAATACTATGCTTTTGATTTTTAACACAGTTGAATTTGTTCTTCTAATTGTTGCTTCACGTCAGTTAAACTAATATTTAATGCCAATTGATGGATGTAGTTGTATGTGGAAAAGTTACTGAGCTAGTAATCCTTAAAATTGAACTACTAATCCTAAATAATCCATAACAATATGATGCTGGAATTGCATATAATGTTAAGAAACTTTAGCAGGTTCTGAATTTTCAGTTtgagcaacactgcagaaccagaAATCAATTCACCTGAAGTAgaactttttttaattttcaaaatgttttaaattttctgTAAATGTTAAGAATTAAGTATGCTGCTGTTGCAAGTTGTGACATTCCATTTATCCCTGGATGTCCTTGGTTTTCCTTTGCAGACAATCCATAAATTTTCCTTTGCATACGTGGGCCTATCTTGGATATTTTTAATTTATGTGCAGTgcactgggattcactggtagtgtgttaggCTGATGGCTgcctctgcccccatctgctcacttataaccctggtttcccacctaaactcaGAATCCTTCTGAAGACTTCTGTGAGACCCTACCTTTAGTTATaacctaataaaagtgtttgttctccctccagtcttgAGAACTTTTATTTACGCTACAGTatttttcagggagagatttgagcagtgtttcctcccccccccccaccccgctcccccccaaaaaatggaGCCTTTAGCAGTTGCATTAAGCTTCAAAATGTCCATCAGCATGCAGTCCTGGGCCTTGCAGACTGCAGTATTTAGACATAAATGTCTCCTTAAAGACCACTTAATTTTGGGCAGTCTGGAGGTTATCTTCCATCAAAATGATTGTGTTTCAGCAGTAGTGAATATTTGTTTGGTAAATAACCTTGGAAATAGTTGAGTATCTTACACTTAATGGGTGGATTGAATCTTGACAATGACCATTGCATTATTTTCTAAAGTTCTTTACAAGTATATATTCCAAAAGTAGATGGATAACTGTCATTCCCAGGACAACTGCCTCCAAAGTCGCATTGAATGCCAGTTATTTCAATTGTATGTGAACAACTGGGGCATTTTCATTGTCAATCAAACAAAATCTCAATGTTTGTTTAAAAATTCTGGTAATGACTTATTCTGTTAAAAGACAGCTTGTTTGGAAAATCCAAAGAGAATCCATCCCTTTTAGCCATAAAGCTATGTGGAGGGGTTCTCTGTGCACATCATTCTAGTTGACTTGTCCTGAAGGATATCTTTCACCAAAACATAAGCATATTTGATGATGATACCCTATGGAGTTCATCAGGCAAATGTTATTTGGACTCAATTTTACTAAAACTCTCATAACGTGGACTTGTTAATTATGTTTGGTTGATCTATAATAGTCTAATAGTCCATAATGCAGTAAATCTTCTGTGAAGCATGAggttccccatgtcagattccaCTTGTGTACACTTTCTTATTTTAGAAATTGTTGTTCTACTTGGGAAGTATTTTTGTAGAGCATTTGGAATTACAAAATATCCAAGGTGCTTCTTGGAACAAAAAAATGAATTGGAAAGCCTACAGACCCTGATTgtcatgcaatacacaaatgtacaggagaaactcagcttttGTCTGAAAATTGGAGTGAAAATGCTGCCCCTTAACCATGCCATAGCAAATGCTGTTTTAAGTTGTTTAaaatgagaaagatttttccttcttTTAACGGGATGGATTAaaccggtggttttcaaactgcaccaccccacaaaaaaaaactcagattccaccttaagcaaaccctatgccataagtgctccatgattcgtaagggattgattaaggtagtatgtgagtggaaagaaaaaggtttgaaaaccactttaatcatacctcattgactcgttatgtggacgaTTTcataggaaatgggccagtgacaatttttctcaagcaaagtatttcagtaacaattgggtctagagtagtggttctcaaccttcccattccactcacattccaccttaagcaatcacttatgaATCACAGGGCACTTATGgcgaagggattgcttaaggtggaatgtgagtcaaGTTTGAACTTaatgggcagtttgaaaatcacattCCAATTAACAAAATTTAATGTTATCCATTGTCGATGGTTAGAGAAGTGAGTTGAAAAACATGTATTCAGAATTCCAGGTGATGGCCTTGGAGCAAGATCAGAGCATACTgcagatattaaaataagaataatgcACCAGGACAAACTTGTGTAATCTCCTAACGCAATAACAACCTTGAAAAGACCCACTCTCAACCTCCACCCAAAAACGAGACAGCTGCAAAAGACCCCTGCAGAAAGctcatcaaattaaatatttcttACCCAGAAAACCCTTCCTGCCCTATGTAATAACATCTTGACTCCAATATTGTTATTAAAACAAAACTCAACACTCCAAAACAACATACAAGTTGGACAGGAATACAACCATTCTATAAAAAAAACCTACTTTTGGAATTTCTTATTCAATTCTAAAAAAGTATATTATGAAGTAGGAATATAAACTGctactaaaaaaaaactaagtatAAACTTTCCCCAGTGTTATTCCCACAAACACTGAATAAATCCcagaatttaaagaaaaacaaaatactcTCAAAATAACAGCCCAAATGAGTATATTGCCCCATAAAGTGTTACCAGATGGTCAGAGGATTAGATGGTCTTCGCCACTAAATATTGTATGACAAAAGCTATAAAGCTTCTAAATAATAAAAGTCAAATAGCCTCAGTCACCAACCAGATATTAACTATGGGTGCGATGTGGAAGGGATACTGTCTGTATAATTCTGTGCCTCCACAACGGAATACAACCACTTTTTGTATCTGCTGGAGAGTGTGATACGGATACATGCAGGATACAGCAAGGACTTAAATCCTCGGTTGTATaatttcaaaattgcttccttgtACTCAGCTTGCTGATTCATTACTTCGGGAGTATAATCTTCCACGACACAAATCTGTTGACCACTGTATTCCAGTTTCCCTCTCCACTGGGTCCCTGTGATCAGAGTGTCCTTTATCTGATAATGATGCAGATGAATGATGATTGAGTGTGGTCTCTGATCCGGACCTGGTTTAGGTACTAAAGAGCAGTGAACTCTAGTGATCTCCAGTGGGGATGGGAGTCTCTCCTTCCTGAAAACCTCACATAATAAATTGGGGAAGAATTTTGTAAGTTGCTCTTCAATAGAGCAACTAAAGATATGCAGATTCTGTCGTATGACCTGGCTCTCCAGATAAACAACTTTAGTCGTTAACTTCGAGTTACTTTCACATAAGCTGGAGTAGACATCTCGTTCAGTAGCACATTGGCTTAGGTTTTCAGAAACGTGTTCCAGAGATGAGAAATGGTGACTGTGCTCCCTCAGTAACATCTGGATTTCATCGATTTTTGACTTTAAACAGGCAAAAAGTAGCCTTGAAGTCAGCAGTTCTGTCAATTCAGTAGGGTAGAAATAACCTCTATTGTTAGGCTAGCAGTTGCTTCCTCTCTTTTTTTCTggatttgccacttctttgtagTCATTTTGAGGCTAACAAGAGTAAAAGAAAAGGAAAGCTGCAAAATATATTACACTTTGGTTGAAAAATAAGTAAAAAGTGAAAAAGATAAAAAGTAGATGGTAGTGCCTGATGGTTGTGTCTACACCAGATCACAACTGGCTGGAACTCCCTCTTTTGTCTTTAATTTTTTGGCCACATAAATTTTTGGCCATAATTTCCCTATCTTGTTTCCTCATGGAACTGCACTCAGACTATGGATGAAGTGCCTTCATTTTATTGGCTAATTATTGTCTAAATATTGAAATTTACTCTTCTCCAATGGACTGTATTTAACTCTAACTTTTTTCAATATCTGttttatacatttttgttttatgATCAAGTTTATTTGATGTTTCCCACTGAAAATTAACTGCTTGGCTTGGGCTCAAGTTCTTAGAACCAACTCCAGCAGTGTCAGTTTCTTCAGTGATCAAGGAAGTTATCTTGAATAGAAATACCTGcatccatgtcctttggttttagTATACTAGTTCATATTTCGATGGTTGAAGTTCCCTGTTATCATTGTGCTATTGTTTTTGCACATCtttgcaattaaaaaaattatataatttttttccatacatgtaataatCATAATTAATATCGTATTacagatttcaaaataaattaaagttgtatacatgatggttttcaccccatgTCAAAATCCCCTCCCTCTTAACCTCCCCCCTCAAAaagtaataaaaagaaagaaaaaagtttttggattgcagagagagaggtgTCGTCCAGCACATatctccaaattcttcataaacacTCAGGAGAATCTCGCAGGTCTAAAGGCATAGAAAGGATgtaattacaaatttaatcccatatTTGGGTGTATAGGCACAAAGTGTACAGGCACAAAATTTGCAAAAACAAAGTATGATACTTGTTCCTcaaattgtacatttttttttcaaagggatacaactttgaatttcttttGCCACCTTGGCATACCCAAAGATGTATGCATTTCCTCACTATTGTTAACgataatttaacaaattccatttgataaattgataattttaatttgggtctggtaccttcaatatttcctaataaaaataaatcaggactttGTGGAAAGACGATTCCtgaaacttgttccaaaaaaattccATAAATCTTCCCAAAAGGGCCTTACATTGGGgcaagaccaagttgaatgtatgAAGATCCTGCATTTTCAAAACACCTTAAGCATTGATCTGATATATCTGATATCAGTCTATTAAACTTCTGTGGTGTAAGGTAtagctgatattaaaaaaaaatatattgagctagtctatatcttacattagtacAATCTCAACATAAatcttcccatatttgttcatcagttgtaatatttaaatctgtttcccatccttGTCTAGATCTATGAAGTCCTTGTTTGGGAGTTCCAGCTTGTAATAATGAATATATCATAGAAGaattgtttaaaaatttacttctcCGAATAAGAAGTTCTGCTTCAGAACAACCAGATAAAAAACATAGTCCGTCaagctcaaatatgctcttaattggaaaataacaaaaaagagtttTATGCGGTATAGCATTTTTGTACCTCAGTTGCTCAAATACATTAATTGACTCTTATCATAGCAATCTTTGACATTTACAATCCCCTTACAAAACCAGatattcaaaaactgattatcccTTCAAAAAGTTCTAAGGGGATTTTGGATCAATGGCATTTTAGACGAGGGGACACCAACCTTTTTGAAGTTGCGAGCTTCTTCAAGGGTACTGAGTAATACGAAGAGCTACCAGtttagtcttctttggcttggcttcgcggacgaagatttatggagggggtaaaaagtccacgtcagctgcaggctcgtttgtggctgaccagtccgatgcgggacaggcagacacgattgcagcggttgcaagggaaaattggttggttggggttgggtgttgggtttttcctcctttgccttttgtcagtgagatgggctctgcggtcttcttcaaaggaggctgctgcccgccaaactgtgaggcgccaagatgcacggtttgaggcgttatcagcccactggcggtggtcaatgtggcaggcaccaagagatttctttaggcagtccttgtaccttttctttggtgcacctctgtcacggtggccagtggagagctcgccatataatacgatcttgggaaggcgatggtcctccattctggagacgtgacccatccagcgcagctggatcttcagcagcgtggactcgatgctgtcgacctctgccatctcgagtacctcgacgttaggggtgtgagcgctccaatggatgttgaggatggagcggagacaacgctggtggaagcgttctaggagccgtaggtggtgccggtagaggacccatgattcggagccgaacaggagtgtgggtatgacaacggctctgtatacgcttatctttgtgaggtttttcagttggttgtttttccagactcttttgtgtagtcttccaaaggcgctatttgccttggcgagtct
Above is a genomic segment from Narcine bancroftii isolate sNarBan1 chromosome 2, sNarBan1.hap1, whole genome shotgun sequence containing:
- the zc3h3 gene encoding zinc finger CCCH domain-containing protein 3 isoform X6 translates to MEERAALERQIRLLSALITNHKNVHGDVPAVTGCGAHWQGSWTNGNPKSSSVYSQKVSQHHRPESSSSWRSKYSLVNKKPVNTACQASNLSQAHIVPTQACEQNTVGKCMEKATVTEGGNLISKSNKKLRATPKAQSLLDLNSELEVKNNKLLKLKEKLDKVKMTRNLNGINGAKSISCTGPTMKSVSKQEEERRTQNPERTAQTKAIVTIKESALNKCHNVLVRCPTKTQCVESSSISNNEALIHKLQKLYEKEKDHSIADKTAQGAGKFQHAIEPSDGVCTTPGVSSNLHRVTVMNKIAELDEYSKNDCIKFRKNQNASRFLDQILHHNSPIKNSKYTWQKGPDLDMGTTLHRCQNEALKTGKERVSPCTSQVQMNVVSDSLKSKTPLSLKVLRKQKTSTPLRNSVGKGRKAKYVWISNAAPLNQPMRSSEITKKSISPKLVKSTIKRALGGNSTTLSLDPGIRSAGKQKKTGSNQKIDALSNKYSWKAVQAVSPSKSLYQWKSQDSYKARSSGHQMKTISLKRDEFAIDVPKKTLNEYASSHYKMKSTTKIIRRNGRLSSPTEKKFNVGNLPVMKSRYLLVKKNTVHGKSIPFLKRTQGKGLVQISKHRLQRLTTSGSHGSAKQGVSSSFSGKNSSSNRLINTRYKIVKKNASWNSSLSAASCGISSKTKKVNSSCLRSHLLNRARQSSNYRFLQQRWKTKGMRCIGGVLYRVSANKLAKSSSDPLKTRVTSTKGAVKSAVRSDTHYDLYLPSSLTKAFTHRHIASRAVQRSLAIIRHAKQKKSKKKEYCMYYNRFGKCNRGGNCPYIHDPEKVAVCTRFLRGTCKKIDGTCPFSHKVSKDKMPVCSYYLKGICNSNNCPYSHVYVSRKAEVCQDFLKGYCPLGAKVGTG
- the zc3h3 gene encoding zinc finger CCCH domain-containing protein 3 isoform X2, with the protein product MEERAALERQIRLLSALITNHKNVHGDVPAVTGCGAHWQGSWTNGNPKSSSVYSQKVSQHHRPESSSSWRSKYSLVNKKPVNTACQASNLSQAHIVPTQACEQNTVGKCMEKATVTEGGNLISKSNKKLRATPKAQSLLDLNSELEVKNNKLLKLKEKLDKVKMTRNLNGINGAKSISCTGPTMKSVSKQEEERRTQNPERTAQTKAIVTIKESALNKCHNVLVRCPTKTQCVESSSISNNEALIHKLQKLYEKEKDHSIADKTAQGAGKFQHAIEPSDGVCTTPGVSSNLHRVTVMNKIAELDEYSKNDCIKFRKNQNASRFLDQILHHNSPIKNSKYTWQKGPDLDMGTTLHRCQNEALKTGKERVSPCTSQVQMNVVSDSLKSKTPLSLKVLRKQKTSTPLRNSVGKGRKAKYVWISNAAPLNQPMRSSEITKKSISPKLVKSTIKRALGGNSTTLSLDPGIRSAGKQKKTGSNQKIDALSNKYSWKAVQAVSPSKSLYQWKSQDSYKARSSGHQMKTISLKRDEFAIDVPKKTLNEYASSHYKMKSTTKIIRRNGRLSSPTEKKFNVGNLPVMKSRYLLVKKNTVHGKSIPFLKRTQGKGLVQISKHRLQRLTTSGSHGSAKQGVSSSFSGKNSSSNRLINTRYKIVKKNASWNSSLSAASCGISSKTKKVNSSCLRSHLLNRARQSSNYRFLQQRWKTKGMRCIGGVLYRVSANKLAKSSSDPLKTRVTSTKGAVKSVRSDTHYDLYLPSSLTKAFTHRHIASRAVQRSLAIIRHAKQKKSKKKEYCMYYNRFGKCNRGGNCPYIHDPEKVAVCTRFLRGTCKKIDGTCPFSHKVSKDKMPVCSYYLKGICNSNNCPYSHVYVSRKAEVCQDFLKGYCPLGAKCKKKHTLICPEFFRTGNCTQGSKCKLQHRQQKSHRQKQASEASQDGAANEGTVSKQIRLANNTERSKERMSKQMNSVDRMVSSFASNEFNGSSSSQHWLPAFIALHSSVSSEEKVDSEVEEEREGEAMEHVCPGCNFPGVAEVRRPAAVRHPQAVAPEKSAQKAGKARS